A window from Primulina huaijiensis isolate GDHJ02 chromosome 13, ASM1229523v2, whole genome shotgun sequence encodes these proteins:
- the LOC140991837 gene encoding EG45-like domain containing protein, with the protein MAIERVIILALIAASLISVASAISGTATYYTVYVPSACYGYQDQGVLVAAANRALYNNGAACGNYYNVRCTGGTNLGVPQPCKDGTVVRVKIVDLCPGCVDNQLDLSQEAFSTIADLNAGKILIDYTPS; encoded by the exons ATGGCGATTGAACGAGTTATAATCTTGGCGCTAATCGCCGCTAGTTTAATCTCAGTGGCGTCTGCCATCTCTGGAACTGCAACTTACTACACTGTTTATGTTC CATCTGCATGCTATGGATATCAGGACCAGGGCGTACTGGTAGCAGCTGCTAATAGAGCCCTTTACAACAATGGTGCCGCATGTGGAAATTACTATAACGTCCGATGCACCGGTGGCACCAATCTAGGTGTACCACAACCATGCAAGGACGGTACTGTAGTCCGGGTTAAAATTGTCGATCTTTGCCCGGGATGCGTCGATAATCAGCTTGACCTTTCTCAAGAAGCTTTCTCTACAATCGCTGACCTTAACGCTGGAAAGATCCTAATCGATTATACCCC GTCATAA
- the LOC140991261 gene encoding uncharacterized protein has translation MAGRPPRRNRNARYANNNNANEEDNGPPPGFSLNQADLMAIATIVATTLQGLVNPNANQPPPPPPQHGVKFHYESLRKNRCPTFSGAADPEVSQSWLKSVETQLRLLEVPEALKVDVVVPFLEDRAGKWWEAISPTMTAAGPITWQHFREAFLKQYYPAEVRLQKLSEFENFSQGPDMSVVEYSSQFNVLGSYAPTIMADEVLKLHRFNKGLNSKIQSALAVYQPTNFSNLMGEAIRAETDIQHMEKEFKNKRPMNSQSSHDSQTFKKPNQSSGPSKGPSPATNYQSIKPCPTCHLRHLGECRRANECPTAANRPAGTNRGTRPNAGTGPSKPKEDKANARVFAMIQEEADDETEVVSGTILIQSVHAYVLFDCGATHSFMSKRFAKKLGRKPDKLTEPFRIATPTSRAIETDEIYRDCIISIGEQIFGVDLIQLIMVNFDIILGMDWLARNSAIVDCKGKRVKLRTPGQEEVVFHGKSKERKSLLSASQAWRGMKSGEDIYLAMVSKIKEEVERKLEDIPTVREFPDIFPEELSGTVPDREIEFEINLVPGYHQLKVRAEDIPKTAFRTRYGHYELTVMPFGLTNVPAAFMDLMNRVFKPFLDQFIVVFINDILVYSPDETSHEEHLHLTLQTLRENKLYAKFSKCEFWLRSVSFLGHVISREGVSVDPRKVTTESLLKGSPP, from the exons ATGGCCGGTAGACCTCCAAGGCGAAATCGTAATGCCCGTTATGCAAACAACAACAATGCCAACGAAGAGGACAATGGACCGCCACCTGGGTTCAGTCTTAACCAGGCCGACCTGATGGCCATAGCCACGATCGTGGCAACGACACTGCAAGGGTTAGTGAACCCGAACGCCAAtcaaccaccaccacctccaccacagCACGGAGTCAAGTTCCATTATGAATCACTGCGCAAGAACAGGTGTCCAACTTTCAGTGGCGCTGCCGACCCTGAAGTTAGCCAGAGTTGGCTGAAAAGTGTGGAGACTCAACTGCGACTGTTGGAAGTCCCAGAGGCACTGAAAGTGGACGTAGTTGTACCTTTCCTGGAGGATAGAGCAGGCAAGTGGTGGGAAGCAATCTCACCAACCATGACAGCTGCAGGACCAATCACTTGGCAGCATTTTAGAGAAGCTTTTCTGAAACAGTATTATCCAGCCGAGGTCAGACTGCAGAAACTgagtgagtttgaaaatttcagtCAAGGTCCAGACATGTCAGTTGTGGAATACTCCTCCCAGTTCAATGTCCTAGGATCTTATGCTCCGACAATCATGGCGGATGAAGTTTTGAAATTGCACCGCTTTAATAAGGGTTTGAACAGCAAGATTCAATCAGCCCTAGCAGTCTACCAACCAACGAACTTTTCAAACTTGATGGGCGAGGCTATCCGAGCTGAAACTGATATACAACACATGGAGAaggaatttaaaaacaaaaggcCTATGAACAGTCAGTCCTCGCATGACAGCCAGACTTTCAAGAAGCCTAACCAGTCCAGTGGACCATCTAAAGGGCCTTCGCCTGCCACTAACTACCAATCTATTAAGCCTTGCCCAACTTGCCACTTACGACACCTGGGAGAATGTCGTAGGGCCAACG AGTGTCCTACCGCCGCCAACCGACCAGCAGGGACGAACAGAGGAACAAGGCCAAATGCGGGAACAGGCCCTAGTAAACCAAAGGAGGACAAAGCTAATGCCAGGGTCTTTGCCATGATTCAGGAAGAGGCCGACGACGAAACTGAAGTCGTGTCAGGTACCATTCTAATTCAATCAGTACATGCTTATGTGTTATTTGACTGTGGTGCCACACACTCTTTTATGTCTAAGAGGTTTGCTAAGAAGTTAGGACGTAAGCCTGATAAGCTAACTGAACCTTTTCGAATAGCCACACCTACCAGTAGGGCCATTGAAACTGACGAAATCTACAGGGATTGTATAATCAGTATCGGTGAGCAGATTTTTGGTGTTGACCTGATACAATTGATCATGGTCAATTTTGACATCATCttagggatggattggttagcaAGAAACAGTGCGATAGTAGATTGTAAGGGAAAGAGAGTCAAACTCCGGACCCCAGGTCAGGAGGAAGTCGTTTTTCATGGTAAATCCAAGGAGCGGAAGTCACTGCTTTCTGCCTCTCAAGCTTGGAGAGGCATGAAATCCGGAGAAGACATCTACCTAGCAATGGTCAgcaaaataaaagaagaagtcGAGCGGAAACTGGAGGACATCCCGACAGTGagagagttcccagatatttttccagaagaactcTCTGGGACGGTCCCGGACCGTGAAATTGAGTTCGAAATCaacttggtccctg gttatcaccagttgaagGTCAGGGCTGAAGATATCCCCAAGACAGCCTttcgaaccaggtatgggcattatgaattaaCAGTGATGCCTTTTGGTCTGACAAACGTACCGGCAGCATTCATGGATCTGATGAACAGAGTATTCAAGCCATTCCTGGATCAGTTCATAGTGGTATTCATCAACGATATCCTCGTCTATTCTCCTGACGAGACGAGCCATGAAGAGCACCTTCACCTTACTCTACAAACCTTAAGAGAAAATAAGCTCTatgctaagttcagcaagtgtgaattctggctaaGGAGTGTGTCATTTCTAGGGCACGTGATCTCGAGAGAAGGAGTATCGGTGGATCCAAGGAAG GTTACTACCGAAAGTTTGTTGAAGGGTTCTCCTCCATAG
- the LOC140991678 gene encoding RING-H2 finger protein ATL2-like, translating into MPTSAHRLGEPPGVRSTNLRKFFLFLLKCVIMVVIFSIFLFFLGFAAIVLLHFLFMSNTFHRRCTRFFHPTDSASRSIVFTTPTAFDSHHMQVQLVNVVYSAAALQRTRDCAICLDSFQEGDNCSSLPVCKHLFHAKCVDRWIRKRPNCPICRTGVDLASGLPCSSISGDDTWKRLWPIGFEQGNSH; encoded by the coding sequence ATGCCAACGTCCGCCCATCGCCTTGGCGAACCGCCGGGAGTTAGGAGTacaaatttgagaaaattcttcctcttcctcctgAAATGTGTAATTATGGTGGTTATATTCTCCATCTTTCTCTTCTTCTTGGGCTTTGCTGCCATCGTCCTCTTGCACTTCCTCTTCATGTCCAACACCTTCCACCGCCGCTGCACCCGCTTCTTCCACCCCACTGACTCCGCCTCCCGTTCCATCGTATTCACTACCCCCACTGCCTTCGACTCACATCATATGCAGGTCCAACTCGTAAACGTAGTTTATAGTGCTGCAGCTCTTCAAAGAACCAGAGACTGTGCAATTTGCTTGGATTCTTTTCAAGAAGGAGACAATTGCAGCAGCCTTCCTGTTTGCAAGCACTTGTTTCACGCGAAATGTGTGGATAGGTGGATTCGGAAGAGGCCCAATTGCCCCATTTGCCGAACTGGGGTAGATTTGGCTTCTGGTTTACCCTGTTCAAGTATCAGTGGTGATGATACCTGGAAGAGGCTTTGGCCGATTGGTTTTGAGCAAGGCAATTCTCATTAG